CTTTCATGATTAGAGATTGCATTGATAAAATCAtgtacttaaaataattatcttcatCATCCTATTAAACCCTTCTGCAatcgataatatttttttcaaactattGCTATTCTATTTTGACATCTCGATGTctagatgatttttttctttcttttgccATACGcccaaaaaaatctaattaccTTTTCTTATCACTTGTTAAATTACAGTTTAATAACCTGATATATGAaattgttatcaattattttagtgATACTTCGGACACTAATTGCTTGTAACAAATGTAAGAGTGTTCAATTTATCtagtattatatattacatattattggGCAAACGGCGgcaatttgataaattataatttaattgactaatgacttaacaaaatttaaaaaaaaagtcgttaaATAGTAATCAGAAAATTTGATATTCGTGTACTTgctgatgataaaaaaaaattttaattaaaaatagtttttttatcataatatgaaTTGTCAATTTATTGGTTTATTCTAcatcgatattttaaaaaattaaaaacttacttacttgtaaattacttttattaattgacatattttatttataaagatgatttactaaaattttattttttaaatgcgcagtAAAATACGATAGGAATTtcgtgtaataaaaaaattatatataaatttatggtgacatttagtttttaattttacaacattcattaattctatttaaattttatataaacaaattaaattttttattcattaataattattttacactttAATTACCACAACTgcgtttaattttcaattttataaacaaaatattcgtACCAGAcattaatcataataataataattaaaaatttattaccagagcaattaactttatttttaagtttttccCTTCCATtgtgttttttaaaatgaaaaatatttatagaaattatTACTTCCTCTCGTTCAGTAAATTACTTCAAatatcatattaatttaactgttattgtttatctaaataaaatataataataataaaaaaaaacaacattaTTCATTATATTGATTAACTTTTTCGCACGAACTTCACTAATAGACCTCCTGTGACTTCAATTACACTTCATTTATGTTgatgttatttttacattaatgaatttttaccAAATTGTTCTCACATGTAGCATTTCGCtaactaaataaaatcaatttatccCAATCAAGAAAAATGACGTATGAACAAgagttggttttttttttacaaaaaaatttatagatatcGAAATATTAAACGTAAATagaacgttttgaacgtaaattaaacgttttggacattaaaaactcaatttgacagcttCTAACTTATTCCAAACGTGTattggagtatcataaatcgaaaacgtaactaaaacctatttatacttacaataagaaaacataagcattccaaaaaaattttttcatcgattttgtactcctggattataatcacgtcgattccctaaaattttgtcgtccgactttctggctcttaaataaaaaattcgtattttgaaaaaaaaattttttcagtttcatacttctatctttaaCACTACATATTTATACctgttcatatattatgatatcaaggttatgaaaattgtgattacaaatattgaaataaattaattaatgttatcattaaactaaaatcataactcataaaattaccaattttttacgaaccaaaatacaaaaaaatcgttcaatttactttcaaaacgttaaaaacgttcaatttacgtttaaaacgttaagaatgtttaacttacgtctaatattttgactcgggtatatatttgataaagaaattacatttaatatatttattattattattataatcatacTCATCAATAGTCTGtattgattaatattaatttaataggcCCTAATCACCCCCTACTGTgtaatttcatcaattttgttttattaaatatacatgTAGTAAGCAAAttaatctaaattatttatataatttaattattaaaatttatataatttaattattcaaattttgaaaatttacttgaaaatttttgaataataaaatatattcatttaataaaaggtaaaaaaaaattacaagttatTACACTTTAGtcataattgaattaattaatgagttataaatagtatatgcgtttatcaaattttattgggcttatttttatatttagatGCTATATGATATATGTAACATTTAGTGTCATACAATTAATGGGTAGACAAGATATAAATGTCTTGATAaaagcaattttatttttaataaattttgcgcgtactttttttattgatttaaaaaaagaattttaattaattaattttgaaactattttttttttaattatcattaatagcgtaaattaaaagttctaatttaatttatttatttaactgccATTAATAGGACGGGTATAATTTTACCTCAACTTcgggtaaaaattaaatattttgaaaaattacaatttgtttaaaaataatttactgtgCATCTgcaattttaagaaaaaattacctgtagaaatttttatttgaaaaaagttaaaatacttcttacaaattaaaaataaaagtttttaaaatcttcTTTTCTTGAAAACttggagaaaatttttcaaatcaaaaaaacTTATGTCTTGAGAAGTCAAATTTGACAACTTttctatataaattatcaaggCTTCGGAAAACTTTgggtagaaaattttcaaggcaataaaaaaatttctttttacatgacacgatattatttttgattttagttaattttttgaagttagtgaaaattttttttactgctatgAAAATTATCTGccgaaaattttcatatttaaaaaaaaaacttgtgtaAAATCCCGAGAGGTACACGgataaaattaactttaaaaattagagtttgaaattataacccagAACCCGGgtgtcaatatggggaatttagactttccaaattaaaaattttatactatgtgtcgtcaattttctaagtatcagttacgatttttaaagttcagatagtaatttttcttacatagacaataaattttcatacttatcctgtaattattcgtcttaatcataaatgaaaaaattactattttgaATGATAGtttttactgatcactttattattatattacttgtcgttatcaatttaaatagttcatttttttatgatcctgaagttaccagacaattaaaaatttttgaattttttttttaacaaatcgattgcaaaaagataaaaaataaaaatatgcgcatgtagaaaatttaaaaaactataggtgcaattttttcaaatattttttttcataatttattgttcaaaaaaaaatccaaaaattattagacgtcggataactatgatcctgaagttaacagtcAACTCATAAttcttggaatttttttccaaacgataaattataaaaaaaaaaaaactaaaaatatgcacatatagaaaatttaaaaaaactataagtacaattttttaaaatattttttttttcataatttatcatttaaaaaaaaatccaaaaattattaaacgtcggctaatttcagtatcaatatttttttccgtgtacaatTTGGCaacttttgtataaaaattcataagacgaacattttcactaatttcaaaaatttactgaaattaaaaatattattgtgtcgtgaaaaaaaatttttcaaaaaaacactTTTCTATTgccatgaaaattttcaagtctcaataatttatgatccagaagttagcagacaatcaacaatttttggatttttttttcaccaaatcaattgcaaaaaaaaaaacaaaaaaaatgcacatgtagaaaataaaaaaatctacaagtgcaatttttcaaaatatttttttttttataatttatcattttttttaaattccaaaaattatttgacatttgctaacttcagtatcctaataatttttataaaaaagttgacAAAATTAACTTCTCaactaaacaaattttttttctacaaaattttctcaatgattcaagaaaataaaattttcaatgcgCAATAATTATTCTCacttttctcaaaaaaatttactcaagagaaagcaattaattttttcgagcaGGGGAGGGAACGTGTGACGTCACAggattatatttgaattttaaatcgctGACAACGCGCTCTAGTGAAtcaaacgaataaaaaaaagaataaaaagaaaatttgttaTCGACAGTCGTTACAGCCCATCAGTTACCAGCTTTGTTGATTTAAAGCGAGTTAACCTAAAAGCTAAAcagttataaaattacataaataataaaataaaataaaataataaaaatgtcaacAAAGCGCGGAAACGTGAAATCAATACTTGACAACCAGCAATCAGTGCAAGCGGTTGTATTAGCTGACGATTTTAACACCAGTTTATTAACACCTCTGCAACATATTTTTCCAAGTATCCTGACTCCAGTTGCTAACATAAATCTACTTGATTACGTCGTTCTATCACTCATACGATctgaaataaaagaaatattcatttattgcaGCAGCCATATCGacctcataaaaaattatatatcaaaGAAAAACTACGACGACATAACAGTATCGCTCATAATATCTGACGGGTGCAGGTCACTGGGAGACGCGCTGAGGGACATCGACACCAAGGGATGGATCCGCGGGGACTTTGTTCTGATCCGCGGCGACGCGTTTATCAACACAAATTTATCCAACCTTCTGAACAGACACAAAGCAAAAAAAGACAAAGACAAAGGCATCGCCATGAGCATCATCTTCAGGGACGTCGGAAGCTCCAGACACTCGACCCTCACCAACGAGTCGTGCTTCTACGTGGTAAATAAGCTGACAGACAAgctgattttttacaaaaaaccgGAGGGACACGAGAAGAAACTAAAGTTCGAGTTGAACTGGTTCCTGGACCACGAGCAGATCGAAATAAACACCGGGTTCATTGACAGCCATGTCTACATGTGCTCCCAATCGGTCCTGTCATTATTCTCCGACAACTTTGACTTCCAGACCATGGAGGATTTCATCCGAGGGGTTTTGCTCAACGAGGAGATCCTCGACTCCAGAATATACAGGCAGGTTCTTGATGCTGATGCTTACGCGCTGCCGATATCTTCCTGGCCAGCGTATCATACTCTGACAAGAGACATTCTTCAGCGGCAAAGTTATCCACTCACTCCTGACATGCTGGCTCCTTTAAATGACATCATATATTCATCAAAGAGCACTTACAAGTACAAAAACTCCTGCCTAGCACGTGGCTGCATCCTAAAAAACGACACTATTGTCGGTAGCGACAGCCAGCTTGGCAACAATACGCTGGTGAGTCGCTCGACAATTGGGAATAATTGCACTATTGGTGACAATGTCGTCATTGAcaactcatatattttaaataacgtcactataaataataattgtcatataaaaaatacttttgtcaTGTCAAATTGTCTTCTAGAAGAGCGCACCTGTGTGGAGACTTGTATTTTATCTCAAGGACTGCAGGTTCCAACGGACAATTATTCAAATTGTATTTTAGAAGCGGACAAGGGGAAAATATCTGCCGTGGAGATGGCGGACTACGAGGACGGTGATGGTAAATTTTTGTACTTCAAGAAAATAAACTCGGAGACTGGTGTCGAGGATGATGACGACGACAACGATAATGATGACGATGACAGCTCGGTGATGGAAGAGATCAGCAGCAAGAGAAGCGGACAGTCACCTGATGATATACCAGATgacactcatatatttttgacaGAAGTAATTGACAGTCTGCTGAGGGCCTACCAGGACAAGCTCAACTGCGAGAATATAATCTTGGAGATAAACTCGTCTAGGTATGCGTACAACGTTGGGATACGGGAAGTTACGAACAATGTCATCAAGGCGATTTTGCTGCTGCCCCTCCACTACTTGagagaggaaaaaatttatgtcgaCAATGTAAATTACCAGAAGACACTCAGGGCCATGATAAATTACTTCACCccgattattttaaattacgttAAGACTGATGACGCACAGGAGGATTGTCTGAGCGCGATCGAAGAAATTTCTGACagcaatgaatttattttgaacttcGCTCAGCATTTGTTTCATCTCTTTTATGACAAAGATATTTTAAGCGAAGACAAAATTATCGAATGGTTCAATAgaaatgatgatgatgatgatgatgatggaatttataatgaaaaaattcgtAAAGTTCTACAGCCATTTATTAAATGGCTGAATGAAGCCGAAGAAGATTCTTCTGATGaagattaattacaaatattcattttgtaataattattgttataaaaaaaagtaggaTACGATTCATTCGCTTATTTTTTaaccgtaaaaaatttactcaacagattaataaaaattatagagcgaatttaaaaaaaagtggactacttattaatgaatataattttttttataattagtatgtaattataaataaatttatttaaagcaaGTTGCTGTATttagtcatttaattttttttttgtcgataactaaaaaattttgactccAGTTGACATTTTCAGCCCCACctccacttttttaaaattttcaatgactttcaatcTTCATCTTAACATGAGTGTGAGTGTagcagacaaattttaaattattaatggagtaagtaattaataaaatttaatttaaaaaaaattaaaaaatgtattttttttaaattatttattatatttatttataatttcaaatttgtctgatgtctgctattcacacaatgatactgaagttagcagacgtctaataaattttgaatttttttttagacgataaactgcaaaaaaaaacatatttgaaaaaattgcacctgtagtgttttaaattttctatatgtgcatatttttagttttttttttttttgtaattgacttgaaaaaaaaaatccaaaaattactaattgtctgctaacttcaggatcatttcacacacgatcctgaagttagaagacagttaaaaattttcgaatttttttttgaacgacttaatttaaaaacaaaataaaaatatgcacatgtagaaaatttaaaaaactacaggtgtaattttttcttaatttttttttttataatttgtcgtttaaaaagaaatcaaaaaattattagacgtcggctagcTTCAGTTTCCTTCACACTcgttattcaaaaattttcttcagctcctaattaataataactcagtaatttttttgaaattctatcccggccttttttcaattaaggtttcattttttttttttttttaattaattaataaaatttcaatacgattaTGACAGTTCGTGATACCGAAGTTacgtctattaatttttgaatttttttctacacgataaattatgattctgaagttaaccgacatctaataatttttggaatttttcaaaatcataaattataaaaaaaaaaatattttaagaaattgctcttatagttttttaaattttctacaagtgcatattttaagtttttttaatttttgtaattaactagtcgaaaataaaatccaaaaatttttaattgtctgctaaattcagaatcatgataaattacaaaaaaaaatatttgaaaaaattgcacccatagtttttaaaattttctacatgtgcatatttttagttttgtttttctgtcattaatttgttgaaaaaaatcctccaGCTGTCAGTTGTCTTAATTTCTGCATCATTGACAGTtcagtcattgaatatttaaaaaaaaaggggggGGGCTGCCCTTAATTAGctctgatttaaaataaaaatataattattaaaataaaaatgactattcattaaaaaaatcggtGTACTCAAAGTGAATGTCAATCGgagtcgattttttcaaactgTTTAGTAGGATTCAAAATGGCGGCGAAAGTGTGTCAATAAGTCGTGAGTTGAAAAGAAATTAAccaactaaataaatataatgcagttattattgtttataaaaataattttataaaaaaatattatctcgAGTCTCGAGGAAAATGAATATTACGAGGTGGTTTAAAAAATGGTGAACAAGTAGTTAAATGCGCGTGtcacgtaatatttttattaaattgacacTTCTCGGGGCAGTATTGCTCGCTGTATTATATTGTTTACAAATATCAAATGGTTATTACTGGAAGTACAGTAACGCGCATAAACAAAATGCTGTTGCTAATGAAAATCACTCGGCCACCCTAGACCTCATcaacaaaaacaacaacaataataataataagacatatgtaaataaatttatcaactcaCTAGATAATTCGatgacaaataattataatgtatggtgcatatttacaaaagtgacgACAAATTCAccaatgaaaagaaaatttcgtatttttacTGAATCATTATTGAAGTATTCGTctgttgatatttattttaatgtaattaCTGATAATGACAGTCGTGTTATTGCtgaagaaattattaataatattattttagtatttaaaaagtCTATACAGGTAATTGGctgattgattaattaattaatttatttatttatttattgaggtggtaattaattaaaaattgtctaGGTGCAATATTATGATGTACATAAACTGGCGTCGCAGCTTGAAGACATCGTCTCGGTGATGTCGCCAAAATTTAGCAGCAAACCTGGAACCTATTACTCGGACGCTCTATTTTTCCTGTCACTTGGCCTGCATAGAATAGCGTCGCCCCGTCAGAAGCTGGCGGTTATGCTGGACGTAGACACTAAATTTCGCAGGGACATAAAAGAATTGTTCAGAGAGTTCGACAACTTTGGACCCGATGCCCTGTTCGGTTTAGCTCCGGAGCTCACTCCGGTCTATAGACATGTGTTGTATTTGTACAGGAGTCAGAATCCCAGCACTCAGTTCGGCGAGGCCTGTTCCTCGGGTGGATATCCTGGTTACAACAGCGGAGTGGTTCTGTTTAATTTGGAGAGATTGAGAAACTCATTGGAGTATGATCAGATTGTCAGTATGGATATGGTTGAACATATTACTGCTAAGTATAGTTTTAAggtacgtatttttttttttttttttatgaaatcaaGTACTGGCTGATTGTCATTAATTCTAAAgggacatatttttatacgctCTTTTTACTTTAGTCACTGAGTAAAACCAAAAGGGcctacaagtttttttttttacttctgaTCGTACTGTAGATTTATTTTagagctgaaaattttttttaaacttttagcTCTAAAATAAATCTTCGGTGTGACGTCAACTGATTGCACTGACGTTCGATCCCATTAACATTCGGTTGGAAATGATGAAGATGAAGGTTTTGgagatgatgataatgaaagttatgaaaatctaatattaaaaaaactcagAGGAATAGGATCAGGACAAGTTAAGTCTGAGGAAGGCTTAATAAAAGCCGAAACGTCGCGAATAAATATGAGTTTtaaatgatagtaaagttagcagacatttgaaattaaaaaaaattttttttaacagataaataatgaaaaaaaaatatttatgaaaaaattcacatgttggaaatttcatgaactatacgtgcaatttttcaaaatattttttttaatatttattttttcgttaaaagaaatccaaaagtttttaaatgtctgctaactttattgtcatGAGTTTTAATTAACTTGTCCTGATCCTATTCCTctgagtttttttaatattaaattgtcaCCAAGGATCGGAAACATCATAATCGTTATGAAAATCTTTATGAAACTGATGAATTAGATCAGTTGTCAGTTGGATCTAGTCTGAGATCAGTTGTCATGGAACCAGTCCAcgataattggcaataaaaaaaaaattatgagccCTTTTGGCTGTAAAGTTtcctaagtaaaaaaatctgtccttttgaaattagtag
This genomic interval from Microplitis mediator isolate UGA2020A chromosome 2, iyMicMedi2.1, whole genome shotgun sequence contains the following:
- the LOC130663943 gene encoding xyloside xylosyltransferase 1, coding for MRVSRNIFIKLTLLGAVLLAVLYCLQISNGYYWKYSNAHKQNAVANENHSATLDLINKNNNNNNNKTYVNKFINSLDNSMTNNYNVWCIFTKVTTNSPMKRKFRIFTESLLKYSSVDIYFNVITDNDSRVIAEEIINNIILVFKKSIQVQYYDVHKLASQLEDIVSVMSPKFSSKPGTYYSDALFFLSLGLHRIASPRQKLAVMLDVDTKFRRDIKELFREFDNFGPDALFGLAPELTPVYRHVLYLYRSQNPSTQFGEACSSGGYPGYNSGVVLFNLERLRNSLEYDQIVSMDMVEHITAKYSFKGHLGDQDFYTLLGMERPELIHTVDCGWNRQLCTWWRDRGYAEVFSNYSQCNSETKLWHGNCNTPIPVH
- the LOC130663941 gene encoding translation initiation factor eIF-2B subunit epsilon; the encoded protein is MSTKRGNVKSILDNQQSVQAVVLADDFNTSLLTPLQHIFPSILTPVANINLLDYVVLSLIRSEIKEIFIYCSSHIDLIKNYISKKNYDDITVSLIISDGCRSLGDALRDIDTKGWIRGDFVLIRGDAFINTNLSNLLNRHKAKKDKDKGIAMSIIFRDVGSSRHSTLTNESCFYVVNKLTDKLIFYKKPEGHEKKLKFELNWFLDHEQIEINTGFIDSHVYMCSQSVLSLFSDNFDFQTMEDFIRGVLLNEEILDSRIYRQVLDADAYALPISSWPAYHTLTRDILQRQSYPLTPDMLAPLNDIIYSSKSTYKYKNSCLARGCILKNDTIVGSDSQLGNNTLVSRSTIGNNCTIGDNVVIDNSYILNNVTINNNCHIKNTFVMSNCLLEERTCVETCILSQGLQVPTDNYSNCILEADKGKISAVEMADYEDGDGKFLYFKKINSETGVEDDDDDNDNDDDDSSVMEEISSKRSGQSPDDIPDDTHIFLTEVIDSLLRAYQDKLNCENIILEINSSRYAYNVGIREVTNNVIKAILLLPLHYLREEKIYVDNVNYQKTLRAMINYFTPIILNYVKTDDAQEDCLSAIEEISDSNEFILNFAQHLFHLFYDKDILSEDKIIEWFNRNDDDDDDDGIYNEKIRKVLQPFIKWLNEAEEDSSDED